The DNA region CATCACGACCTGCGGTTCCTGGCCGTAGTCGCGTTGCAGGGCGCGGCCCACGAGGTTGTTGAAGAGCTGGTCCGTGCCCCCCAGCTCCACGTCCGCCTCCAGCGCCACGGAGTCGTAACCCTGGGTGAGCGGGTAGAGGAGTTCATGGACGCTGATGGGCGTTCCCGCGTTCAGCCGCTTGGTGAAGTCGTCGCGCTCCAGGATGCGGGCGACCGTGTAGCGGCTGGCGAGGCGAATCACGTCCGCGTAGCCCATCGGCTCCAGCCACTCGCCGTTGAAACGCAGCTCCAGCACCTCGGGGTCGTCGCGCAGGATCAGCCTGCACTGCTCCAGGTAGCTCTGGGCGTTGGCGCGCGTTTCCTCCAGGGTCAGCGGAGGGCGGGTCTTCGACTTGCCGCTGGGGTCGCCGATCATGGCGGTGAAGTCACCGATCAGCATGATGACCTTGTGCCCCAGGTCCTGAAACTGGCGCATCTTGCGGAGGATGACCGCGTGCCCCAGGTGCAGGTCCGGGCGGGTGGGGTCGGCGCCGAGCTTGACGCGCAGGGGCGCGCCTGTTTCTAAACTGCGCTCCAGCTTGCGCCGCAGGTCGTCCTCGGTCACGAGGTCCACGACGCCGCGTTTCAGGATGGCGAGCTGTTCGTCCACGGGCAGGTTCCGGCGGATTTCATTCATGGGCACTCCAAAAAAGAGGGCGGCGCACTCGCTCTTTCGCAAATGCGCCGCCGGGGGTTGGATTTCAGGCTAGAACTGACCCGCCCACCTAGCGGCGGGGAGGATACGCACGTCGGGTCAGACGCCTCATGCGGAGCAGTGTAGCAAAAGGCGGCTCACGCTCTACCCTGACCCGGTGAAGACCATCCACGAACTCCGCGCCACCTTTCCCCGCCCGGGCCGATTGGAGTGGATCGGGCTGCGCGAGACCCGGCGCGGCCCGGTGCGGAGCGTGACGGAAGCGGAGGTGCATCCCCTCGTCGGCCTGATCGGCGACCACGGGAAACAGGCTCCAGCCAGGCTGCGCGCCCTGACCGGGGAACCGGGGGAAGCGGCGACCCCACAGAGGACTTCTCCCATTCCCGGCGGTCCCGGGCGGCGACAGGTCACGCTCCTCCAGGCCGAGCACCTGCCCGTGATCGCGGCCCTGGCAGGGTTGTCCGAAGCCACACCCGAGAGGCTGCGCCGCAACCTCCTCGTGAGCGGCCTGCCCCTGCTCGCCCTCAAGGACGCCCGGCTCCGGGTGGGGGAGGTCGTGCTGGAGGCCACCGGGGAATGCCATCCCTGTTCCCGCATGGAGGAGACGCTGGGCGAGGGCGGCTACAACGCCGTGCGCGGGCACGGGGGCCTGACGGCGCGGGTGATCTCGGGCGGCCTGATCCGGGTGGGCGACCCCGTGACCGTGCTGGAACCCGTTCAGTCGGGGAGAGGCTGACCTTATGCTGGGCGGGTGAGCCGCTCGCGCCCTGCCTCCGGCCCGTCCAGGGTCCGCACAGTCGCCCGAGCGTTCGGGTTCACGCTGCTGATCGTGGAACTGGGCGTCCTCAGCTCCCTCGCCTTCAGCCTGGCGCTCTTCATCGCGGCCATCGTGCAGGCTTACCGCACCATCCGGGAAGCATTCGGCCACCTGGGCGAGGCGGGCACGACCAAGGAACTGCTTATCGCCGCCGTCGAGCAGGCCGACACGCTGCTCGTCGGCGTGGCGCTGCTGATCATCAGTCTGGGGCTCCAGGCCCTGTTCGTCGGGCAACTCCACAACGTTCCGGCCTGGCTGCACATCCGTACCTTCGATGACCTGAAGCAGAAGCTGCTGGGCGTGGTGGTCACGG from Deinococcus aerius includes:
- the tyrS gene encoding tyrosine--tRNA ligase, coding for MNEIRRNLPVDEQLAILKRGVVDLVTEDDLRRKLERSLETGAPLRVKLGADPTRPDLHLGHAVILRKMRQFQDLGHKVIMLIGDFTAMIGDPSGKSKTRPPLTLEETRANAQSYLEQCRLILRDDPEVLELRFNGEWLEPMGYADVIRLASRYTVARILERDDFTKRLNAGTPISVHELLYPLTQGYDSVALEADVELGGTDQLFNNLVGRALQRDYGQEPQVVMTLPLLVGLDGVEKMSKSLDNYIGLTDEPHLMFAALMKVPDPLLENYFTLLTDLPQERIAELLTGHPVAAHRELAQQVVSWLHPRADLDAAEERFRAVARGGIPENIPSVSVPKEELGENGNVSMARLVVLAGLEPSNGAARKLIGNRGLRLNGETYTEPQGNLSLGDLSREGGVVIQKGKDKFARLVLGS
- a CDS encoding MOSC domain-containing protein, translating into MKTIHELRATFPRPGRLEWIGLRETRRGPVRSVTEAEVHPLVGLIGDHGKQAPARLRALTGEPGEAATPQRTSPIPGGPGRRQVTLLQAEHLPVIAALAGLSEATPERLRRNLLVSGLPLLALKDARLRVGEVVLEATGECHPCSRMEETLGEGGYNAVRGHGGLTARVISGGLIRVGDPVTVLEPVQSGRG
- a CDS encoding YqhA family protein, producing the protein MSRSRPASGPSRVRTVARAFGFTLLIVELGVLSSLAFSLALFIAAIVQAYRTIREAFGHLGEAGTTKELLIAAVEQADTLLVGVALLIISLGLQALFVGQLHNVPAWLHIRTFDDLKQKLLGVVVTALAVNFFAVALEWQGGPDILTYGAAIAAVILAVGTYSVILGRQSGLPHEHEEARDADLHP